In the genome of Rhizobium rhizogenes, one region contains:
- a CDS encoding thioredoxin family protein — MAEKAIFYHAGCPVCVDAEQRFAASLDKSKFDVEIVHLGENKLRLAEAERAGVKSVPAFVIEGTVYHINHGADLAALR, encoded by the coding sequence ATGGCCGAGAAAGCAATATTCTATCATGCCGGATGCCCGGTCTGCGTCGATGCGGAGCAGCGCTTCGCAGCCTCCCTCGACAAAAGCAAATTCGACGTCGAGATCGTTCATCTGGGAGAAAACAAGCTTCGCCTCGCGGAAGCTGAGCGGGCGGGCGTCAAGTCCGTGCCGGCTTTCGTTATCGAAGGCACCGTCTATCATATAAACCACGGCGCCGATCTTGCAGCCCTTCGCTGA
- a CDS encoding LysR family transcriptional regulator, with protein sequence MPNNTPRIQHLNWNLLRTFLVIVEEGSITRAANRLFVRQPSVTAALQKLEETLGCQLIQRDSRRFVLTVQGEMLRQECAEIFLRVERIGEKLSTEADDLTGQVRVLIVTNLVLPQLDQALRQLRRRHPSVTIRIDVANTQDIVRAIGQKQATFGICLLPKPLAGMDCKFLLRETFGIYCGASHPFYGRGDITMEELRQEAFVAFACSQEGGALEPMIALRDGVGLGKWTVGSSPHMEEVRRMIIAGIGVGILPLDAARGFEEDELWQIPLLQDSLGADAYFLRNPDMELGGAEQAFLTIFENELFDAQAAAALVEPGGE encoded by the coding sequence TTGCCAAACAACACGCCCCGCATCCAGCATTTGAACTGGAACCTGCTGCGGACCTTTCTGGTCATCGTTGAGGAAGGCAGCATCACACGGGCGGCCAACCGGCTTTTCGTGCGCCAGCCTTCCGTAACTGCGGCCCTGCAAAAGCTGGAGGAAACGCTGGGGTGCCAGTTGATTCAGCGCGACAGCCGCCGTTTCGTGCTGACGGTCCAGGGTGAAATGCTTCGCCAGGAATGTGCCGAAATTTTCCTGCGTGTCGAGCGTATCGGCGAAAAACTGTCGACCGAGGCGGATGATCTGACGGGTCAGGTGCGTGTCCTCATTGTCACCAATCTCGTGCTTCCACAGCTCGATCAGGCTCTTCGTCAATTGCGGCGGCGCCATCCATCCGTCACCATCCGCATCGATGTCGCCAATACGCAGGATATCGTTCGCGCCATCGGCCAAAAACAGGCTACCTTCGGGATTTGCCTGCTGCCGAAACCGCTCGCTGGAATGGACTGCAAATTTCTGCTCAGGGAAACATTCGGGATTTATTGCGGTGCTTCCCATCCCTTTTACGGCCGTGGCGACATCACCATGGAGGAATTGCGGCAGGAAGCCTTCGTGGCCTTCGCCTGCAGCCAGGAAGGCGGCGCGCTGGAGCCGATGATCGCCCTCCGCGACGGCGTGGGGCTCGGCAAATGGACCGTCGGCTCCAGCCCGCATATGGAAGAAGTCCGGCGAATGATCATCGCCGGCATCGGCGTGGGCATTCTGCCACTGGATGCGGCGCGCGGTTTTGAGGAAGACGAGCTTTGGCAGATCCCGCTGCTTCAGGATTCGCTGGGAGCCGACGCCTATTTCCTCCGCAACCCCGATATGGAACTCGGCGGCGCCGAGCAGGCGTTCCTGACGATTTTCGAAAACGAGCTTTTCGATGCCCAGGCCGCGGCCGCCCTTGTGGAACCGGGTGGAGAATAG
- a CDS encoding PLP-dependent aminotransferase family protein → MGKGATLVIEWRQKEGEPVFLAIAQAIITEIERGRLKPGDPLPGTRALSKNLGVNRNTVDAAYHELLMQGWLVAEASRGTFVARDLPDFAQHRPIQEPDGARKASAASGLQPVLNLSDGAPDSRLAPTVPLAQAFRRALNSPVFSADHGYGDPRGSAHLRSTLSDYLKDERGLAADAGDIMVTRGSQMALFLAAATCVEPGSAIAVENPGYPLAWAAFRAAGARTVGVPVDAGGIDIDALEQLAARDATLRAIYVTPHHQYPTTATLSVSRRLRLLDLARRHRLTIIEDDYDHEYRFDGRPVLPLAARAEAETPVIYIGSLSKLIAPGIRIGYAVAPPILLRRMADLREAVDRQGDLPLEHALGELILDGTLKRHARKARRIYHARRDHAAALLAEHFSEVADFTLPAGGLAIWLRIRPGVSAESWALNAGRLGLGILPGLRFALDPAHPPEAFRFGFASLREAELERAVRILKQAGP, encoded by the coding sequence ATGGGCAAGGGCGCGACACTTGTGATCGAATGGCGGCAGAAGGAGGGGGAGCCTGTCTTTCTTGCCATAGCGCAGGCGATCATCACGGAGATCGAACGCGGGCGGCTGAAACCCGGTGATCCCCTGCCGGGCACCCGCGCACTTTCGAAAAACCTCGGTGTGAACAGGAATACCGTGGATGCGGCCTATCATGAGCTGCTGATGCAGGGCTGGCTGGTGGCCGAGGCATCGCGGGGCACATTCGTTGCAAGAGACTTGCCGGACTTTGCACAACACCGGCCCATACAGGAGCCCGACGGTGCGAGGAAGGCCAGTGCCGCATCTGGCTTGCAGCCGGTGCTGAACCTCTCCGATGGCGCGCCTGATTCCCGCTTGGCGCCGACCGTGCCGCTGGCGCAGGCATTTCGCCGTGCGCTGAATTCGCCCGTATTCAGCGCCGATCATGGTTATGGCGATCCACGCGGCAGCGCCCATCTGCGAAGTACGCTGTCTGACTACCTCAAGGACGAGCGTGGGCTTGCGGCGGATGCCGGCGATATCATGGTGACACGCGGCAGCCAGATGGCGCTTTTCCTCGCTGCCGCAACCTGTGTCGAGCCGGGCTCGGCCATTGCGGTTGAAAATCCAGGCTATCCGCTGGCCTGGGCGGCATTCCGCGCGGCAGGAGCCCGGACTGTCGGGGTGCCGGTGGATGCCGGCGGGATCGATATTGATGCGCTGGAACAGCTCGCGGCGCGGGACGCAACGCTCAGAGCCATTTATGTCACGCCGCACCATCAATATCCCACCACTGCCACCCTCAGCGTCTCCCGGAGATTGCGTTTGCTCGATCTGGCGCGCCGTCACCGTTTGACGATCATCGAGGACGATTATGATCATGAATATCGCTTCGATGGGCGTCCGGTCCTGCCGCTTGCTGCCAGAGCGGAGGCGGAAACGCCTGTTATTTATATCGGGTCGCTTTCCAAGCTCATCGCACCGGGGATCCGTATCGGCTACGCGGTTGCACCGCCGATCCTGTTGCGCCGGATGGCCGATCTGCGCGAAGCGGTTGACCGGCAGGGTGACCTGCCACTGGAACATGCCCTTGGTGAGTTGATCCTCGATGGCACGCTCAAGCGTCATGCACGCAAGGCACGGCGAATCTATCATGCGCGCCGGGATCATGCCGCCGCCCTGCTTGCCGAGCATTTTTCCGAAGTGGCGGATTTCACGCTGCCCGCCGGTGGGCTGGCCATCTGGCTGCGCATACGTCCGGGGGTGAGTGCTGAAAGCTGGGCGCTGAACGCTGGCCGGCTTGGCCTTGGCATTCTTCCCGGGCTTCGCTTCGCGCTTGATCCCGCGCATCCGCCGGAAGCTTTCAGGTTCGGCTTTGCCAGCCTCAGGGAAGCGGAGCTTGAGCGGGCGGTGAGAATATTGAAACAGGCGGGACCGTAA
- a CDS encoding RraA family protein, producing the protein MESPDTINEALELLRSVETATIGHFRSDGFMDPAMQCVIDGVRIAGRALTVSLPGDDGTALPHALSRAMPGDILVIERLSDDRHACWGAVMTAAALARGVTAIILDGYVTDIGSIRSAGLPVWCRGRSPITTKLRGRGNVAGPVVCGGVKVQNGDIVLADENGVCILPPEEALATARHALAIQEKEPGIVARLEKGEDIVAVYGLSPLEQST; encoded by the coding sequence ATGGAAAGTCCCGACACAATCAATGAGGCGCTCGAACTGCTCCGGAGCGTCGAGACGGCGACGATCGGTCATTTCAGATCGGATGGATTTATGGATCCGGCGATGCAATGCGTCATCGACGGCGTTCGCATCGCCGGTCGCGCGCTGACCGTCAGTCTGCCGGGAGATGACGGAACGGCGCTTCCGCATGCTCTTTCCCGCGCCATGCCCGGCGATATCCTCGTTATCGAGCGACTGAGCGACGATCGGCACGCCTGTTGGGGCGCGGTCATGACCGCCGCAGCGCTCGCGCGTGGTGTCACCGCCATCATCCTCGATGGTTATGTCACGGATATTGGTTCGATCCGCAGCGCCGGCTTGCCGGTCTGGTGCCGGGGGCGCTCGCCCATCACCACCAAGCTCAGAGGTCGGGGAAATGTCGCGGGGCCGGTTGTCTGCGGCGGGGTCAAGGTTCAGAACGGCGATATCGTGCTGGCCGATGAAAACGGCGTGTGCATTTTGCCACCCGAGGAAGCATTGGCAACGGCACGGCATGCTCTCGCCATTCAGGAAAAGGAGCCCGGCATCGTTGCAAGGCTCGAAAAAGGGGAAGATATCGTGGCGGTTTATGGACTTTCACCGCTGGAGCAGTCCACGTAA
- a CDS encoding Zn-dependent hydrolase, whose amino-acid sequence MKRLSNIRPDMSRLWATLMRSAEIGTTEKGGLKRLALSDEDAAMRHQFIHWCEEAGLTIRIDAVGNIFAERAGTDADAKPVLVGSHLDTQVHGGRFDGILGVLAGLELVRTLNDHAIATRRPITLVNWTNEEGARFEPPMIGSAVFTGAKAAEFAYSRKDRDGFTLGGELERIGFRGKDVISAEAFDSLFELHIEQGPRLEAAGKQLGIVTGAFGVRGFVVEVHGETGHVGPTPMPARKNALVGAAEVALAINEIGWANHETGGKSTTMRIRAEPNLLGALPNFVEMTCDMRHPDDAVVSTMFDAFKTRLPELEERSRCRIVVKEGWAYGGMHFDAGCIELIRNATGAFGYSSMDLLTEAGHDAMHVAEYLPTAMIFTPCEGGLSHNEAENVTVADIEPGVNVLVQAVLERANRAD is encoded by the coding sequence ATGAAGAGATTGAGCAATATCCGGCCAGACATGTCACGCCTTTGGGCAACGCTGATGCGTTCCGCCGAAATCGGCACGACCGAAAAGGGTGGCCTGAAGCGGCTGGCCCTTTCCGACGAGGATGCGGCGATGCGTCACCAGTTCATTCACTGGTGCGAGGAGGCGGGCCTGACGATCAGGATCGACGCCGTCGGCAATATCTTCGCCGAGCGGGCAGGAACCGATGCGGATGCCAAGCCCGTACTGGTCGGCAGCCACCTCGACACGCAGGTTCATGGCGGCCGCTTCGACGGTATTCTTGGCGTGCTGGCCGGGCTGGAACTCGTGCGCACACTGAATGACCATGCCATTGCCACACGCCGGCCGATCACCCTTGTGAACTGGACCAACGAGGAAGGTGCACGTTTCGAGCCGCCGATGATCGGTTCGGCGGTTTTTACCGGCGCCAAGGCGGCGGAATTCGCCTATTCCCGCAAGGATCGCGATGGCTTTACACTTGGCGGCGAGTTGGAGCGCATCGGTTTCAGGGGTAAAGACGTGATTTCGGCGGAGGCTTTCGACAGTCTGTTCGAGCTGCATATCGAACAGGGGCCGCGTCTGGAGGCAGCGGGCAAACAACTCGGTATCGTCACCGGCGCTTTCGGCGTGCGTGGTTTCGTGGTGGAAGTGCACGGCGAAACCGGCCATGTCGGCCCGACGCCGATGCCGGCGCGCAAGAATGCGCTGGTGGGCGCGGCTGAGGTGGCGCTGGCAATCAACGAGATCGGCTGGGCCAATCACGAGACCGGCGGCAAGTCCACGACGATGCGCATCAGGGCGGAACCCAATCTCCTTGGCGCGCTGCCGAATTTCGTGGAAATGACCTGCGACATGCGCCACCCCGATGATGCGGTGGTCAGCACCATGTTTGATGCCTTCAAGACGAGACTTCCCGAGCTGGAAGAGCGGTCCCGTTGCAGGATCGTCGTCAAGGAAGGCTGGGCCTATGGCGGCATGCATTTTGACGCCGGCTGCATCGAACTCATCCGCAATGCCACGGGTGCTTTCGGTTATTCCTCGATGGACCTTCTCACCGAGGCAGGGCATGACGCCATGCATGTCGCCGAATATCTGCCGACAGCGATGATCTTCACCCCGTGCGAGGGCGGTCTTTCCCACAACGAGGCGGAAAATGTCACGGTTGCTGACATCGAACCCGGTGTGAACGTTCTCGTTCAGGCCGTGCTGGAACGCGCAAACCGGGCGGACTGA
- the ycaC gene encoding isochorismate family cysteine hydrolase YcaC, which produces MTKPYVRLNKDDVAVLLVDHQTGLLSLVRDFDPDKFKNNVLALGDLAKYFKLPTVLTTSFEDGPNGPLVPELKELFPDAPYIARPGQINAWDNEDFVKAVKATGKKQLLIAGVVTEVCVAFPALSAIEAGFDVFVVTDASGTFNEVTRHSAWDRMSAAGVQLMSWFGVACELHRDWRNDIEGLGALFANHIPDYRNLMTSYSTLTSKK; this is translated from the coding sequence ATGACCAAGCCATATGTACGTCTCAACAAGGACGATGTTGCCGTTCTTCTCGTCGACCATCAGACCGGCCTGCTGTCGCTGGTACGGGATTTCGATCCGGACAAGTTCAAGAACAACGTTCTTGCACTGGGCGATCTTGCAAAATATTTCAAACTTCCGACCGTTCTCACCACCAGCTTCGAAGACGGGCCGAACGGGCCGCTGGTGCCGGAACTGAAGGAACTGTTCCCTGACGCGCCTTACATCGCCCGCCCCGGCCAGATCAATGCCTGGGACAACGAGGACTTCGTCAAGGCGGTGAAGGCGACCGGCAAGAAGCAGCTGCTGATCGCTGGCGTTGTGACCGAAGTCTGCGTGGCCTTCCCCGCATTGTCAGCCATCGAGGCCGGTTTCGACGTATTTGTCGTCACCGACGCATCAGGCACCTTCAACGAGGTCACCCGCCATTCGGCATGGGACCGCATGAGTGCAGCCGGCGTGCAGCTGATGAGCTGGTTCGGCGTTGCCTGCGAACTGCATCGGGACTGGCGTAACGATATTGAAGGGCTGGGCGCGCTTTTCGCGAACCACATTCCCGACTACCGCAACCTGATGACCAGCTACAGCACGCTGACATCCAAAAAATAA
- a CDS encoding glutamine amidotransferase, giving the protein MPKTATAIRHVHFEDLGSFESVLFEAGYDLRYCDLGEVDLATFKPTEPDLLIILGGSVGVYETEAYPFLVEERALIRHRLYTGRPILGICLGAQQIAATLGANVEPMGYQEIGFSELTLTDAGRLGPLRHLEGVAMLHWHGDTFETPREATNLATTPLCATQGFAIDRNVLALQFHPEVDAGSGLEKWLVGHAAELANAGIDPRTMRRDALRHGPALREAARRMFAEWLQDLDLENEMGHYNTHRLAHT; this is encoded by the coding sequence ATGCCGAAGACTGCAACAGCCATTCGCCACGTTCATTTCGAAGATCTGGGCAGTTTCGAAAGCGTGCTTTTCGAAGCCGGTTACGACCTGCGCTATTGCGATCTGGGTGAGGTGGATCTTGCAACCTTCAAGCCGACGGAACCGGATCTGCTCATCATACTGGGCGGTTCGGTCGGCGTTTACGAAACCGAGGCCTATCCCTTTCTTGTCGAGGAACGGGCCTTGATCCGCCATCGACTTTACACGGGGCGGCCGATCCTCGGCATCTGCCTCGGAGCGCAGCAGATCGCTGCTACACTCGGCGCCAATGTCGAGCCGATGGGCTACCAGGAAATCGGCTTTTCGGAACTGACGCTGACCGATGCGGGACGGCTCGGACCACTGCGGCATCTTGAGGGCGTCGCCATGCTGCATTGGCATGGCGATACCTTCGAAACCCCGAGGGAAGCGACCAATCTGGCAACAACGCCTCTTTGCGCAACGCAGGGCTTCGCGATTGATCGCAACGTCCTGGCGCTTCAGTTCCACCCCGAGGTTGATGCGGGTTCCGGCCTTGAAAAATGGCTCGTCGGCCATGCCGCTGAACTGGCGAATGCGGGGATCGATCCGCGCACCATGCGCAGGGATGCCCTGCGTCACGGACCAGCGCTGCGCGAAGCCGCCCGCAGGATGTTCGCCGAATGGTTGCAGGACCTCGATCTTGAAAACGAAATGGGCCACTACAACACGCACAGGCTGGCTCACACATGA
- a CDS encoding MFS transporter, with protein sequence MQGETALVGSVEKQPVGVRRIAVASVIGTTVEWYDLFVFATASALVFNKVFFPSFDAIVGTLLAFGTFASAYLARIVGAALFGHFGDRIGRKSMLLVSLIMMGVATFAIGLLPNYEQIGVWAPILLLALRVVQGLALGGEWGGAVLMAVEHAPQNRRGLYGSWVQIGVPAGTLIANLAFLAIGFTMAPEDLISWGWRIPFLVSILLVAVGAYVRLNTAETPSFAKVKTEEATVRVPFFELLSKSWKTVLLGGIATMSTGSSFNLIVAFGLSYGTQALNISRNEMLVIVLISCMACIFLLPLFGLLSDKIGRRPVILGGILAEALVAFPMFWLMDTATFVGALAGYLLMMTAFAANYGPIATFLAELFGTKVRYSGLSIAYMLSGVLGSALTPVITTWLLSATGSGASAAWYMIGSALLSAVALLALTETVKRDLAKTN encoded by the coding sequence ATGCAAGGGGAAACCGCACTCGTGGGCTCCGTCGAAAAACAGCCGGTCGGCGTTCGGCGGATCGCCGTCGCAAGCGTCATCGGCACCACCGTCGAATGGTACGATCTTTTCGTCTTCGCCACCGCTTCGGCACTGGTCTTCAACAAGGTCTTCTTTCCAAGCTTCGACGCAATCGTCGGCACGCTTCTGGCTTTCGGCACCTTCGCCTCGGCCTACCTCGCCCGCATCGTCGGGGCAGCGCTTTTCGGCCATTTTGGTGACAGGATCGGCCGCAAGTCGATGCTGCTTGTTTCCCTGATCATGATGGGTGTTGCGACCTTCGCCATCGGCCTTCTGCCGAACTACGAACAGATCGGCGTCTGGGCGCCCATCCTACTTTTGGCGCTGCGCGTCGTGCAGGGTCTTGCGCTCGGCGGCGAATGGGGCGGGGCGGTGCTGATGGCGGTCGAGCACGCGCCGCAGAACCGGCGCGGCCTTTATGGCTCTTGGGTGCAGATCGGTGTTCCGGCCGGCACATTGATCGCCAACCTCGCTTTCCTTGCCATTGGTTTCACGATGGCGCCCGAGGACCTGATTTCCTGGGGCTGGCGCATTCCGTTCCTCGTCAGCATTCTTCTGGTCGCTGTCGGTGCCTATGTTCGGCTCAACACCGCCGAAACGCCGTCCTTCGCCAAGGTGAAGACCGAAGAGGCGACCGTGCGCGTGCCCTTCTTCGAACTGCTTTCCAAATCCTGGAAGACGGTTCTTCTTGGCGGCATTGCCACCATGTCCACCGGATCGTCCTTCAACCTTATCGTCGCCTTCGGTCTGAGCTATGGTACGCAGGCGCTCAACATCTCCCGCAACGAAATGCTGGTGATCGTGCTGATTTCCTGCATGGCGTGTATTTTCCTGCTGCCGCTCTTCGGCCTGCTTTCCGACAAGATCGGCCGCCGGCCGGTCATTCTCGGCGGCATTCTGGCCGAAGCGCTCGTCGCTTTCCCGATGTTCTGGCTGATGGATACCGCCACCTTTGTCGGCGCACTTGCGGGCTACCTGCTGATGATGACGGCCTTTGCCGCCAATTACGGCCCGATCGCCACCTTCCTCGCCGAACTTTTCGGCACCAAGGTTCGCTATTCGGGCCTGTCCATCGCCTATATGCTCTCGGGGGTTCTGGGCAGCGCGCTTACTCCCGTCATCACCACCTGGCTGCTTTCCGCAACAGGCAGCGGCGCATCCGCTGCGTGGTACATGATCGGCTCCGCGCTGCTCTCTGCCGTCGCCCTGCTGGCGCTGACCGAGACCGTGAAACGCGATCTGGCCAAGACCAACTGA
- a CDS encoding YggS family pyridoxal phosphate-dependent enzyme — MTCTPEKTNTLATNLSSVTARIAAAASRAGRPAETVRFVLVTKTIEAERVREAIRLGAGDLGENKVQEGRSKAEALSGEPAQWSMIGHLQSNKVKDVLRFASEVQSLDRLSLATALEKRLQFLGRGLDVLVQVNTSGEASKFGLTPDAVAPFLKELTAFDALRPRGFMTLATFTPEETEVRRCFRVLRDIRDRALCDAPQGSTLTELSMGMSGDFEWAIEEGATIIRVGQAVFGRRLLSASHYWPGAAGAM; from the coding sequence ATGACCTGCACTCCCGAAAAGACGAACACTCTTGCCACCAACCTTTCCAGCGTCACGGCGCGGATCGCTGCCGCCGCGTCGCGCGCCGGCCGGCCAGCCGAAACGGTCCGCTTCGTGCTGGTCACGAAAACGATCGAGGCCGAGCGCGTCCGCGAGGCCATCCGGCTCGGCGCAGGCGATCTCGGTGAAAACAAGGTGCAGGAAGGGCGCAGTAAGGCCGAAGCGCTTTCCGGCGAACCGGCGCAATGGTCGATGATCGGCCATCTTCAGTCCAACAAGGTCAAGGATGTCCTGCGCTTCGCCTCTGAAGTACAGTCGCTCGACCGCCTGTCATTGGCGACAGCGCTTGAAAAGCGCCTGCAGTTTCTGGGGCGCGGTCTGGACGTGCTGGTGCAGGTCAATACATCCGGCGAAGCCAGCAAGTTCGGCCTGACGCCCGATGCCGTGGCTCCTTTCCTCAAGGAGCTCACCGCATTTGACGCATTGCGCCCAAGGGGCTTCATGACGCTGGCAACCTTCACGCCGGAAGAAACGGAGGTACGCCGTTGCTTCCGTGTTCTACGCGACATCCGCGACCGTGCGCTTTGCGATGCACCGCAAGGATCCACGCTGACGGAACTGTCGATGGGGATGTCGGGAGATTTTGAATGGGCGATTGAAGAGGGCGCGACGATCATCCGCGTTGGCCAGGCAGTTTTCGGCCGACGGCTGCTTTCTGCGTCCCATTACTGGCCCGGCGCTGCGGGAGCTATGTGA
- a CDS encoding RidA family protein, with protein sequence MTDMAKREILEVPVVSEAIRRLGAPTSALVRSGNIIATCGMPPVDLETGDIVRGNIAAQTRATLEALRVTLATAGATFEDVIKTTIYVTDAALMGTVNDIYREYFAAGFPARTSATIKPWSLPFNIEIECLAVL encoded by the coding sequence ATGACAGACATGGCCAAACGCGAAATCCTTGAAGTGCCGGTGGTTTCAGAGGCGATCCGCCGGCTGGGAGCGCCGACCTCGGCGCTTGTCCGCTCCGGCAACATCATCGCCACCTGCGGCATGCCGCCCGTCGATCTTGAAACGGGCGACATCGTCAGGGGCAATATCGCCGCCCAGACGCGGGCCACGCTGGAAGCCCTGCGGGTGACACTGGCCACAGCGGGCGCCACCTTCGAAGATGTGATCAAGACTACCATCTATGTCACCGATGCAGCATTAATGGGCACAGTGAACGACATATACCGCGAATATTTCGCAGCCGGGTTCCCGGCGCGCACCTCGGCAACCATCAAACCCTGGTCCTTACCCTTCAATATCGAAATCGAGTGCCTCGCTGTCCTCTGA
- a CDS encoding LysR family transcriptional regulator, producing MTHLDDMALFVEVVKMKSFRRAADSLSMPNSTLSRRISGLEKSIGLRLLHRTTRKIELTEAGQIYFERCKRIVDEARLAHEQLGEMLEQPSGILRASLPVDFATTYLAPLIAKFSVCYPGISFEFDLTPRNVDLVAEPFDVAIRMGSQSDSALIARPLAKLTPYLYASPKYLERFGEPTQPSDLSRHECLDFPKAAHWKLNNGSHSVEIPVGSRFHLNSRGMICRLATLDLGITLIPPEVVAEYLADGRLRRILPEWQGTPLPVYALTETRLLPAKTQRFIEFLREHLKQA from the coding sequence ATGACGCATCTCGACGACATGGCCCTGTTCGTTGAGGTCGTAAAAATGAAGAGCTTCCGCCGGGCGGCCGATAGCCTCAGTATGCCAAACTCCACGCTGTCTCGCCGGATTAGCGGGCTGGAGAAGAGCATCGGTTTGAGGCTCCTTCATCGGACCACCCGGAAGATCGAACTGACTGAGGCGGGGCAGATTTATTTCGAACGCTGCAAGCGCATTGTCGATGAGGCGCGGCTTGCGCATGAGCAACTTGGCGAGATGCTGGAGCAACCGAGCGGCATCTTGCGCGCTTCACTGCCGGTCGACTTTGCAACGACATATCTTGCACCGCTGATCGCCAAGTTCTCTGTTTGCTATCCGGGCATCAGCTTCGAATTCGATCTTACGCCGCGAAACGTAGATCTGGTCGCGGAACCGTTCGACGTTGCGATCCGTATGGGATCGCAATCGGATTCCGCTCTTATAGCGCGCCCCTTGGCCAAGCTAACGCCTTACCTTTATGCTTCGCCCAAATACCTTGAACGGTTCGGTGAACCGACCCAGCCTTCGGATCTCTCACGGCACGAATGCCTCGACTTTCCGAAGGCGGCACACTGGAAGTTGAACAATGGAAGTCATTCTGTCGAAATTCCAGTCGGCAGCCGGTTCCACCTCAATAGCCGAGGCATGATCTGCCGCCTTGCAACACTTGATCTCGGCATCACCCTCATCCCGCCGGAGGTTGTCGCAGAGTATCTCGCCGATGGTCGGCTGCGTCGTATCCTTCCCGAGTGGCAGGGGACGCCCTTGCCGGTCTATGCGCTTACCGAGACACGGTTGTTGCCGGCAAAAACCCAGCGTTTCATCGAATTCCTGCGCGAGCATCTGAAGCAAGCATGA
- a CDS encoding ornithine cyclodeaminase family protein produces the protein MLMINSQETAGLLPFDGLIKALATAFAEGCEMPVRHHHTIDVPDEAAATLLLMPAWHGSQRSSRYLGIKIVTVFPGNANRNLPGLTSTYMLYDAQTGIQLATLDGNVITGRRTVAASALAADYLARKNASRLLVLGAGRVASLIPDAYRAIRPLEQVAVWDIDRGNAERLAQTIEASGLAATVVDDLERAVAEADIVSAATLATTPLIRGAWLRPGTHVDLIGGFTPGMREADDEAISRASVFIDTEEALHEAGDLVQPIEAGLFSEESVRSTLAGLCRADRFARSGDDEITLYKAVGTALADLAAATMVYEAATLNGKG, from the coding sequence ATGCTCATGATCAATTCACAGGAAACAGCCGGTCTTTTGCCGTTTGACGGGCTCATCAAAGCGCTTGCTACCGCCTTCGCGGAAGGTTGCGAGATGCCGGTCCGGCACCATCACACGATCGATGTGCCAGATGAGGCCGCCGCGACACTGCTGTTGATGCCCGCCTGGCATGGCTCCCAGCGGTCCTCTCGTTATCTGGGGATCAAGATCGTCACCGTTTTTCCTGGAAATGCTAACAGAAACCTGCCGGGACTGACCTCGACCTATATGCTTTACGACGCACAGACCGGCATCCAACTGGCCACGCTGGACGGCAATGTCATTACCGGCCGCCGGACTGTTGCGGCGTCGGCGCTTGCGGCGGATTATCTGGCGCGCAAGAATGCCAGCCGGCTTTTGGTGCTGGGCGCCGGCCGCGTCGCGAGCCTCATTCCCGACGCCTACCGGGCCATCAGACCACTTGAGCAGGTGGCCGTCTGGGATATCGATCGTGGCAATGCCGAACGGCTGGCGCAAACCATCGAAGCGTCGGGGCTTGCGGCCACGGTGGTCGATGATCTGGAGAGGGCGGTTGCCGAGGCCGATATCGTCAGCGCCGCGACGCTCGCCACCACGCCGCTCATCCGGGGCGCGTGGCTGCGCCCCGGCACGCATGTCGATCTCATCGGCGGCTTCACGCCCGGCATGCGCGAGGCGGATGACGAGGCCATAAGCCGTGCCTCGGTCTTTATCGATACGGAGGAAGCGCTGCACGAAGCGGGCGATCTCGTTCAACCGATCGAAGCGGGCCTGTTTTCTGAGGAGAGCGTCAGATCCACACTTGCCGGACTTTGCAGGGCAGACCGGTTTGCGCGCAGTGGTGATGATGAGATCACGCTCTATAAGGCTGTCGGAACCGCACTTGCCGATCTTGCGGCGGCCACCATGGTCTATGAGGCCGCGACGCTGAACGGAAAAGGATGA